A window of the Isosphaera pallida ATCC 43644 genome harbors these coding sequences:
- a CDS encoding integrin alpha: MRKRNWFGTAGPDLVVPACSRRERGGRNRPKRTFRPTADGLEARVVMAQSNLALIGGNLVSNDNNTPPVAFGVELRGTQANGGLGAIVEYVGDVDGGTPSYQDFVVVEPNLATLPLGIDEAFQPTNARVYLVFGSRDTSGIRDWRTILPQERTGVLNDPARSTPPTFTEAGQVNPLNNQPGFNFDGVVFTSNAPGFGAAVARAGDLDGDGRDDFLISAPNADGGGLVYVIFGTQALRDVTSPVNLPIPPAGATSIPTSDLPAGVRVGVIRYAANLPNSRLGTSLAGVGEVIRAPDATTSAPEILIGDPNYEDNRGAAFLIDGQIFRQAGPRPVFTIENALDASDNARFPNTFSVGFLGEVTLPPERLGVDVDMASDVNNDGLNDILIGSPRSSVDNAPNAGRAYLIYGSQTASGPFNVQNVSFVGSNNFRLIPVTNLNNTAVNQPNVTAAIFLGTEAGAGLGYRVAPAGRFDDNNNEDFMIAAPFSSANTGRVTLIYGRPDTSADFLVGRYSVGAAGVASLEGQPTPAATTFFGETGSRAGFSISVTSPVNDNPPRNNAILIGAPTFNLPETTPNNDGAAYLIPGIRNPSDLGTSFNLDTVANAADDTGQRRFVTINDEATKFVGYSVSGMYDLNNPSRRFTPTVDNDRFGDLLIGGPGRLTPDNAGAVAVVQMGRLVDGGAPPPPPPPPPPPPPPGGSRPETRSANLRVVDFTGPRFGERFVPTLQSLSRFRYRPLPRSVVNFNYLPSLDFRDRLNPQANTSRILRKPIFPGGATSSVFHRGQDPSAFRDFSHGIPTIPPTF, encoded by the coding sequence ATGAGGAAACGCAACTGGTTCGGGACGGCGGGGCCGGATTTGGTGGTCCCAGCCTGCTCCCGACGCGAACGAGGCGGTCGGAACCGCCCTAAGCGGACCTTCCGTCCCACCGCCGACGGCCTGGAGGCCCGGGTGGTGATGGCCCAGTCCAACTTGGCGCTCATCGGTGGCAACCTGGTCAGCAACGACAACAACACTCCGCCGGTAGCTTTTGGCGTCGAGCTTCGGGGAACTCAGGCCAACGGTGGATTGGGTGCGATCGTCGAGTACGTTGGCGACGTGGATGGCGGTACCCCCTCCTACCAAGATTTCGTGGTCGTCGAGCCGAATCTTGCCACCTTGCCTTTAGGGATCGATGAGGCGTTTCAACCGACCAACGCCCGGGTTTATCTGGTCTTTGGGTCGCGGGACACCAGTGGGATTCGGGATTGGCGGACGATTTTGCCCCAGGAGCGCACCGGCGTTCTCAACGATCCGGCCCGCAGCACGCCTCCGACCTTCACGGAAGCCGGTCAGGTCAACCCGCTCAATAATCAGCCCGGATTCAACTTCGACGGCGTGGTCTTCACCTCCAACGCTCCCGGCTTCGGCGCGGCGGTGGCTCGGGCGGGCGACCTCGACGGCGACGGCCGCGACGACTTCCTCATCAGCGCGCCTAACGCCGACGGCGGTGGCTTGGTCTATGTCATCTTCGGCACCCAGGCGTTGCGCGACGTGACCTCGCCGGTGAACCTACCGATTCCACCGGCCGGCGCGACCTCGATACCCACCTCCGACCTGCCCGCGGGGGTTCGGGTGGGCGTGATCCGTTATGCCGCCAATCTGCCCAACTCGCGGTTGGGAACCTCTCTGGCTGGCGTGGGCGAGGTGATCCGCGCGCCGGATGCCACCACCAGCGCCCCCGAGATTCTCATTGGTGATCCCAACTACGAAGACAATCGAGGCGCGGCCTTCTTGATCGACGGCCAAATTTTCCGCCAGGCCGGTCCACGCCCAGTTTTCACGATTGAAAACGCGCTGGACGCCTCTGACAACGCCCGGTTCCCCAACACCTTCAGCGTGGGCTTCCTCGGCGAAGTAACGCTGCCCCCCGAGCGACTCGGCGTCGATGTGGACATGGCGAGCGATGTCAACAACGATGGCCTCAACGACATTCTGATTGGTTCGCCGCGGTCTTCGGTCGACAACGCCCCCAACGCGGGACGCGCCTATCTCATCTATGGCAGCCAGACCGCCAGCGGACCGTTCAACGTCCAGAACGTGAGTTTCGTAGGCTCGAACAACTTCCGTCTGATCCCGGTGACCAATCTCAACAACACCGCGGTTAACCAACCGAATGTGACGGCCGCCATCTTCCTGGGAACCGAGGCGGGAGCCGGGTTGGGCTATCGCGTCGCGCCCGCGGGCCGCTTCGACGACAACAACAACGAAGATTTCATGATCGCGGCTCCGTTCTCCAGCGCCAACACCGGACGGGTGACCTTGATTTATGGTCGCCCCGACACCAGCGCTGACTTCTTGGTGGGACGTTATTCGGTGGGGGCCGCCGGGGTCGCGTCCTTGGAGGGTCAGCCGACTCCCGCCGCGACCACCTTCTTCGGCGAGACCGGTTCACGCGCCGGCTTCTCGATTTCGGTGACTTCGCCGGTCAACGACAACCCGCCTCGAAACAACGCCATCCTCATCGGCGCTCCGACGTTCAACTTGCCCGAAACCACTCCCAACAACGACGGCGCGGCTTACCTAATCCCGGGGATCCGCAACCCGAGCGATCTAGGCACGTCGTTCAACTTGGATACGGTCGCCAACGCCGCTGACGACACAGGGCAGCGCCGTTTCGTAACCATCAACGACGAGGCCACCAAGTTCGTGGGGTACTCGGTTAGCGGGATGTACGATCTGAACAATCCTAGCCGCCGATTCACTCCCACGGTGGACAACGACCGGTTCGGCGACCTGCTTATTGGTGGTCCCGGGCGGCTGACTCCCGATAATGCCGGAGCCGTTGCGGTGGTGCAGATGGGTCGGCTGGTCGACGGCGGAGCACCTCCACCGCCTCCTCCGCCACCGCCTCCTCCGCCGCCGCCGGGCGGCAGCCGACCCGAGACCCGGTCGGCCAATCTCCGGGTGGTCGATTTCACTGGACCCCGCTTCGGCGAGCGGTTCGTGCCCACCCTGCAATCGCTCTCGCGGTTCCGTTATCGTCCCCTGCCCCGAAGCGTGGTCAACTTCAACTACCTCCCCTCGCTGGACTTCCGCGACCGCCTCAATCCCCAAGCCAACACCTCGCGGATTCTCCGCAAACCAATCTTCCCCGGCGGAGCCACCAGCAGCGTCTTCCACCGGGGTCAAGACCCCTCAGCCTTCCGCGACTTCAGTCACGGCATCCCCACGATTCCCCCTACCTTCTGA
- a CDS encoding RsmB/NOP family class I SAM-dependent RNA methyltransferase, which translates to MPGRPRRPASRGANSQPNRLVPPTPSLGREVSREWFAPTPAVAPLETEPRLLPGPLADAVVEVAAEVLAHLEERGPAGRLDQALAAALRPRHQLGRAGRRFAAEAVMALARWQGWISPKRVPDLTARLLLAWLLDADHLPPAVRVWARSLGYDPHDLVPLGDAPSWPARSEAIKRARPFQNAHVAADPWRLVPDWFRRKVVEPPGEHGEKAAWLELIQGIQKRPSIWIRTQGGPPEPILSELRARGLAPWIHRRLLTAARLGPDADTPHDPLFQAGRFEVQDLGSQAIGWVAAPKPGQRWWDACAGAGGKTLHLADLTRGKGLIVATDHHAGRLKELTRRQRRAGFSHIRPLEYDLVTAPEPPPPGQFDGVLIDAPCTAMGTWRRNPEARWRTPVAAIEELGHKQRRLLERAAQGVAPGGVLIYAVCSLTIAETTDVIASFLKTRPEFAPEPFDDPLTGQPTSGLLWIWPHLADSDGHFVARLRRRAST; encoded by the coding sequence ATGCCCGGCCGTCCCCGTCGTCCCGCGTCCCGCGGCGCGAACTCCCAACCCAACCGGCTGGTCCCGCCCACGCCCTCCCTAGGGCGTGAGGTGTCGCGGGAGTGGTTCGCCCCAACGCCAGCGGTCGCCCCATTGGAAACAGAGCCGCGGTTGCTGCCCGGTCCACTGGCCGACGCCGTGGTGGAGGTGGCCGCCGAGGTTCTGGCCCACCTGGAGGAACGGGGCCCGGCGGGACGGCTCGATCAAGCGTTGGCCGCCGCGCTGAGGCCACGCCATCAGCTAGGACGGGCTGGACGGCGTTTCGCCGCCGAAGCAGTCATGGCCCTGGCGCGATGGCAGGGCTGGATCTCCCCCAAAAGGGTGCCCGACCTCACCGCTCGCCTGCTCTTGGCCTGGCTGCTCGACGCCGATCACCTGCCGCCCGCGGTTCGGGTCTGGGCGCGGAGTCTGGGCTACGACCCCCACGACCTAGTCCCTCTGGGTGATGCCCCCTCCTGGCCGGCCCGCTCCGAGGCAATCAAACGCGCGCGTCCCTTCCAAAACGCCCACGTCGCGGCCGATCCGTGGCGTCTGGTGCCCGACTGGTTCCGTCGCAAGGTGGTCGAGCCTCCCGGCGAACATGGCGAGAAGGCGGCTTGGTTGGAGTTGATTCAAGGCATCCAAAAGCGTCCTAGCATCTGGATTCGCACCCAGGGCGGTCCCCCCGAGCCGATCCTGAGCGAACTAAGGGCGCGGGGACTGGCCCCCTGGATTCACCGGCGTTTGCTCACCGCGGCGCGTCTGGGGCCAGACGCCGACACGCCTCATGATCCGTTGTTTCAAGCCGGTCGGTTCGAGGTGCAGGATCTTGGTTCGCAGGCGATTGGCTGGGTAGCCGCGCCGAAGCCGGGCCAACGTTGGTGGGACGCCTGCGCTGGGGCTGGCGGCAAAACGCTCCACCTGGCCGACCTAACGCGCGGCAAAGGTCTCATCGTGGCCACTGACCACCACGCCGGGCGGCTCAAAGAACTTACCCGCCGCCAACGCCGCGCGGGGTTCAGCCATATCCGCCCTCTCGAATACGACCTTGTGACCGCCCCCGAACCGCCCCCACCAGGTCAGTTCGACGGCGTGCTGATCGACGCGCCTTGCACCGCGATGGGCACCTGGAGGCGCAACCCTGAAGCCCGCTGGCGAACCCCCGTCGCGGCGATCGAGGAACTTGGTCACAAGCAACGGCGTCTGCTCGAACGAGCCGCCCAGGGCGTCGCGCCCGGAGGGGTCCTCATCTACGCGGTCTGCTCGCTGACGATCGCGGAAACCACCGACGTAATCGCCTCGTTCCTCAAAACGCGCCCTGAGTTCGCCCCCGAACCATTCGACGATCCGCTCACCGGCCAACCAACCTCCGGCCTGCTCTGGATCTGGCCCCACCTGGCCGATTCAGATGGTCATTTCGTGGCGCGTTTGCGGCGTCGGGCATCGACATGA
- a CDS encoding M16 family metallopeptidase: protein MMNRRRSAPGHLSGPVEEKVVTRTLRCGLHALVLAEPLAPVVVADLFIPAGSTCDPPGLEGTAHFVEHMVFKGTPRRPKGWIDRAVAMVGGQTNAETDFDLTHFWFELPADCWELALEVEIDRMAHARFDPAEVELERKVILEELAADLDSPLGRLDRHHQSLSYLRHPYRNPILGWPESLKRLDAESLKAFHRRFHRPETATLVVVGDLEPAAALDRIEAHWDTHPWPARPKVEPEVADDHAKVPTWERSGRCEFVLEDREPILRGLYGWRTVPWGHPDGPALTVAADLLGGGRGARLWRRLVERDRLVASLDVSHDLARLDGQFLIGLEAPNDADRHRIDAAIHQELAKLADRGPTPEELDRARRRLDAAWRWSRQDLAGLAVGIGYAAVLGHWTDWIEDHRAACRVGPDQIRAALRAHLTNDRLTVGWVVPGTARRLIRPLDPVFSDDAVSPPPSLAPTPPDNQETDHAEQPESPIGSNNRVALRNRIRFAPKRVVLSNGLRVCLDPRPEGSGTVALEFHVETGPTRERLPGAAFLAGRALEETLKLGREYGRERAVEVIEERGGVLALGTTGASLRLRSEDLDLGLEVIGSLIAADLRKLEPARLAWIKERLLADLETDAEDPAFQVETAFRALVYGRHPHARDPRGLPRSIKNLDRGTLHQQWRDTARPDNAILAASGDFDPAQLIQQVETLSNHWIAPPLKQLAIPAPPRLLAKTKIIHVCSEQAHVALGHLGIRRCDPDFAALVVADQVLSGGGGFADRLNATLRDERGLVYSVGGGIADSADLEPGLFRVGFATDPLRLAEAVATTRDLIASFVAQPPRPDELERAREFLKHAWVFEFQGDDQRADRLVEMERHGLPANALERWLDHLDHLDPDQIHAAIRRHIHPDRLVQVVGQPHGWDRPAAK from the coding sequence ATGATGAACCGCCGACGGAGCGCCCCTGGACATCTCTCCGGTCCCGTCGAGGAGAAGGTCGTCACACGGACCCTTCGCTGTGGTCTGCACGCGCTGGTCCTGGCCGAGCCGCTGGCCCCCGTGGTCGTCGCCGACCTGTTCATCCCCGCCGGCTCCACCTGCGACCCCCCCGGTCTAGAGGGGACTGCCCACTTCGTCGAACACATGGTGTTCAAGGGCACCCCGCGCCGCCCCAAGGGCTGGATCGACCGCGCTGTGGCGATGGTCGGCGGTCAAACTAATGCCGAAACCGACTTCGACTTGACTCACTTTTGGTTCGAGCTGCCCGCCGACTGTTGGGAACTCGCGTTGGAGGTCGAAATCGACCGCATGGCCCACGCCCGGTTCGACCCCGCCGAAGTCGAGTTGGAGCGCAAGGTCATCCTTGAGGAACTCGCCGCCGACCTCGACTCGCCCCTAGGTCGTCTCGATCGCCACCACCAGTCTCTCAGCTACCTACGGCACCCATACCGCAACCCAATCCTCGGTTGGCCCGAGAGCCTGAAACGGCTGGACGCCGAGAGCCTCAAGGCGTTCCATCGCCGGTTTCACCGTCCCGAGACCGCCACTCTAGTGGTGGTCGGCGACCTGGAACCCGCCGCAGCGCTCGATCGAATCGAAGCCCACTGGGACACCCATCCCTGGCCCGCCCGACCTAAGGTTGAGCCCGAAGTCGCTGACGACCATGCCAAGGTTCCTACCTGGGAACGTTCGGGACGCTGTGAGTTCGTGCTGGAGGACCGCGAACCCATCCTGCGCGGGCTTTACGGCTGGCGAACCGTCCCCTGGGGACACCCTGACGGCCCGGCGCTGACGGTGGCCGCCGACCTTCTGGGCGGAGGACGCGGCGCGCGTCTTTGGCGGCGTCTGGTCGAACGCGACCGTTTGGTCGCCTCGCTGGATGTCAGTCACGACCTGGCCCGGTTGGACGGCCAGTTCCTCATCGGCCTGGAAGCCCCCAACGACGCCGACCGTCATCGCATCGACGCGGCCATTCATCAAGAGCTCGCCAAACTGGCCGACCGGGGACCCACCCCCGAGGAACTCGACCGCGCCCGACGACGGCTCGACGCCGCCTGGCGTTGGTCACGTCAAGACCTGGCCGGTCTGGCCGTGGGGATTGGCTATGCCGCGGTCCTAGGACACTGGACCGACTGGATCGAGGACCACCGCGCCGCCTGTCGGGTCGGTCCTGACCAGATCCGCGCGGCCCTCCGCGCCCACCTGACCAATGATCGTCTGACGGTCGGCTGGGTCGTCCCCGGCACGGCGCGGCGTCTCATTCGTCCCCTCGACCCCGTCTTTTCCGACGACGCGGTGTCCCCCCCCCCCTCGCTCGCCCCAACTCCCCCCGACAACCAGGAAACCGACCACGCGGAGCAACCCGAATCCCCTATCGGCTCGAATAATCGGGTAGCCCTGAGAAACCGGATCCGATTCGCCCCCAAACGGGTGGTCCTTTCCAACGGCCTGCGGGTCTGCCTGGACCCCCGACCTGAAGGGTCTGGAACGGTGGCGTTGGAATTCCATGTCGAGACCGGCCCCACCCGCGAACGTCTGCCCGGCGCGGCGTTCCTAGCGGGGCGCGCCCTGGAGGAAACCCTCAAACTGGGCCGGGAATACGGCCGGGAGCGAGCCGTCGAGGTGATCGAAGAGCGCGGCGGCGTCCTCGCCTTGGGGACCACCGGCGCGTCTCTGCGTTTGCGATCCGAAGACCTTGATCTGGGTCTGGAGGTGATTGGCTCGCTGATCGCCGCCGATCTCCGCAAGCTGGAACCAGCTCGTCTGGCTTGGATCAAGGAGCGTCTGCTGGCCGATCTCGAAACCGACGCCGAGGACCCCGCCTTCCAGGTCGAGACCGCCTTCCGGGCTTTGGTCTACGGTCGTCATCCCCACGCCCGCGACCCCCGCGGCCTGCCCCGCTCCATCAAGAATCTCGACCGCGGCACCCTTCACCAGCAATGGCGCGACACCGCGCGGCCCGACAACGCGATCCTCGCCGCCTCCGGCGACTTCGACCCCGCCCAACTCATCCAACAGGTCGAAACCCTCTCCAACCACTGGATTGCCCCTCCTCTGAAACAACTGGCAATCCCAGCCCCGCCTCGTCTCCTGGCCAAAACCAAAATCATACACGTCTGTTCGGAACAAGCGCACGTTGCGTTGGGTCATTTGGGGATTCGTCGTTGCGACCCCGACTTCGCCGCGCTGGTGGTCGCTGATCAAGTTCTCTCTGGCGGCGGCGGCTTCGCCGATCGTCTCAACGCCACCCTACGCGACGAGCGTGGTCTGGTTTATTCGGTGGGGGGGGGAATCGCCGACTCGGCCGATCTGGAACCCGGGCTGTTCCGAGTCGGCTTCGCCACCGATCCCCTTCGTCTCGCTGAAGCGGTTGCTACCACCCGCGACCTGATCGCCTCCTTCGTCGCTCAACCGCCCCGGCCCGACGAACTCGAGCGGGCCCGCGAGTTCCTCAAGCACGCCTGGGTCTTCGAGTTCCAGGGGGACGACCAGCGGGCTGACCGTCTGGTGGAAATGGAGCGCCACGGCCTGCCCGCCAACGCGCTGGAACGCTGGCTTGATCACCTCGACCATCTCGACCCCGACCAAATCCACGCCGCCATCCGTCGCCACATTCACCCCGATCGACTCGTTCAAGTCGTCGGCCAACCCCACGGTTGGGACCGGCCCGCCGCCAAATGA
- a CDS encoding glycosyltransferase family 4 protein — MNVCMVTTFFGSRSFGGDAAYVDRLSRALLRAGHRVEVIHCGDAFEAVRGAHPPRPYEAPEGLRIHTLASRFGFLSPLATQQTGRPWFKTSRLKALLDRPDWDVIHFHNISLVGGPGVLELGRPEAVKLMTAHEHWLICPMHLLWKENRKPCDSPQCGRCMIRGRRPPQLWRFGSSMARGLSHLDALLFPSQYALDEHARRGVTGNLVKLPYFLPEDWAGTRGAITPPGRSGAADSPAKARPILAAAGRLVKMKGFQTLIPLMDHLPEADLVIAGTGPYETTLRRLAQPLPNVIFAGLLSGSGLADLFARARAVVVPSLFPETFGYVVAEAFSMATPVVAHRGGGAIVETAVETGGGLGYDTPDQLLTALRRMIHDDRLRERLARNALETCRTVWSESAHLERYYQLIESLRRRKREGRASGPAVRFDAAAVAFAPPHVATTPAGQPLVTLGPPPHSRSSVVRES, encoded by the coding sequence TTGAACGTCTGCATGGTGACGACCTTTTTCGGGTCGCGGAGCTTCGGAGGCGACGCGGCCTATGTGGATCGACTGTCCCGAGCTTTGTTGCGCGCTGGTCATCGGGTGGAGGTGATCCACTGCGGCGACGCTTTCGAGGCGGTGCGGGGTGCCCATCCCCCTCGTCCCTACGAGGCTCCCGAAGGGCTCAGAATCCACACTCTGGCCAGCCGTTTCGGGTTCCTTTCTCCGTTGGCGACTCAGCAGACGGGGCGTCCCTGGTTCAAGACGAGCCGCCTGAAGGCGTTGCTGGACCGTCCCGACTGGGATGTGATCCACTTTCACAACATTTCGTTGGTGGGCGGGCCGGGGGTGCTAGAGTTGGGTCGTCCCGAGGCGGTCAAGCTCATGACTGCTCATGAGCATTGGTTGATTTGTCCGATGCATTTGCTCTGGAAGGAGAATCGCAAGCCGTGCGACTCCCCCCAGTGTGGGCGTTGCATGATTCGGGGGCGGCGTCCTCCCCAGCTTTGGCGATTCGGTTCGAGTATGGCCCGCGGGTTGAGCCACCTGGACGCCCTACTGTTTCCCTCCCAGTATGCGTTGGACGAACACGCCCGCCGCGGTGTGACGGGCAACCTCGTGAAACTCCCCTACTTTTTACCTGAGGACTGGGCCGGCACGCGGGGCGCGATCACGCCGCCGGGTCGCTCTGGAGCCGCTGATTCACCCGCCAAGGCTCGGCCGATTCTGGCCGCTGCTGGCAGACTGGTTAAAATGAAGGGCTTCCAGACCCTCATTCCCCTGATGGACCATCTGCCCGAGGCCGATTTGGTGATCGCCGGAACCGGACCCTATGAAACGACCTTGCGACGGTTGGCTCAGCCGTTGCCCAACGTGATTTTCGCGGGGTTATTGAGTGGATCCGGCCTGGCCGATCTTTTCGCTCGGGCACGGGCGGTGGTGGTGCCTTCGCTCTTTCCCGAGACCTTCGGCTACGTGGTGGCGGAGGCGTTTTCAATGGCCACCCCGGTGGTGGCCCATCGGGGCGGCGGCGCGATTGTGGAAACCGCCGTCGAAACCGGCGGGGGACTTGGGTACGACACTCCCGACCAGTTGCTGACCGCGTTGCGGCGGATGATCCACGACGACCGACTGCGTGAGCGTCTGGCCCGCAACGCTCTGGAGACCTGCCGCACCGTCTGGTCCGAATCGGCTCATCTGGAGCGTTATTATCAGTTGATCGAGTCGCTTCGCCGCCGCAAACGCGAGGGACGCGCAAGCGGCCCGGCAGTGCGGTTCGATGCCGCCGCGGTGGCCTTCGCCCCCCCCCACGTGGCGACCACGCCAGCAGGTCAGCCGCTGGTGACGCTCGGCCCCCCTCCCCATTCTCGCTCGTCCGTGGTCAGGGAGTCGTGA
- a CDS encoding acyltransferase family protein: MSNATSRPDVPTSTPPPLTHARASVETVVRTPGLDALRCGAMFLVLMLHAAIPYGNHRIPHLLWGVWNERGHWALDLFFWGGVALTMPVFFFLSGLFTARAVATKGIGPVVRERIQRILVPTVVATFTILPLTLLVWNLGWFVSGRCSARQALYFVYLDPEINANRWGPAHLWFLYYLIQLTALFLAAARWIPTAFNRLLDRLAALVDRGTTRWLVLTIPTTLLLWLGYQRAGIDPIMGMHNILTLDLIRFAHHGWFFLIGLAMARRWSSLDPAPVWLTQSLRFHLVLAFVAFAARAWLLDRDLDPESSLSLTEQILMCIAAALTGWFGLFAALGLALRLIRTTSPILRWLTDSSYWVYLVHFPIVGLAQVNLHPLDWSPFLKFLIVAASSWIICLASYQLFVRYTLLGSWLHGVRLREPHAGVRRWPSVSAPSLFGSVDRPANPASEPISSGVAPNLPPPHAMRGEAVAAGPARSR, encoded by the coding sequence ATGAGCAACGCGACCTCCAGACCTGACGTTCCAACGTCCACGCCGCCGCCATTGACCCATGCCCGCGCGTCCGTCGAGACTGTGGTTCGAACCCCAGGGTTGGACGCGCTTCGTTGCGGAGCGATGTTCCTGGTCTTGATGCTGCACGCGGCGATTCCCTACGGCAACCACCGCATCCCCCACCTGCTTTGGGGCGTCTGGAACGAACGGGGACACTGGGCGCTCGACCTGTTCTTTTGGGGAGGGGTCGCCCTAACGATGCCAGTGTTCTTCTTCCTCAGCGGCCTCTTCACCGCCCGCGCCGTGGCCACTAAAGGAATCGGACCGGTGGTCCGCGAGCGGATTCAGCGGATTCTCGTGCCCACTGTGGTCGCCACGTTCACTATCCTGCCCTTGACCCTGCTCGTTTGGAACCTAGGTTGGTTCGTTTCAGGACGCTGCTCCGCCCGCCAGGCGCTCTATTTCGTCTATCTCGATCCCGAGATCAACGCCAACCGTTGGGGACCAGCCCACTTGTGGTTCCTCTACTACCTCATCCAGCTCACCGCCTTGTTTTTGGCCGCCGCGCGTTGGATTCCCACCGCATTCAATCGACTGCTCGACCGCCTGGCCGCTCTGGTGGATCGGGGAACGACCCGGTGGTTGGTCCTCACGATCCCAACCACCCTGCTCCTGTGGTTGGGATATCAGCGCGCGGGCATTGATCCGATCATGGGAATGCACAACATTCTCACCCTGGACCTGATCCGGTTCGCCCACCACGGTTGGTTCTTCCTCATCGGTCTGGCAATGGCGCGACGCTGGTCCTCATTGGACCCGGCCCCGGTTTGGTTGACCCAGTCGCTCCGGTTCCACCTAGTCCTTGCCTTCGTTGCCTTCGCAGCGCGAGCCTGGCTGCTGGACCGCGACCTCGACCCCGAATCGAGCCTCTCGCTGACCGAACAGATTCTCATGTGTATAGCTGCCGCTTTGACTGGTTGGTTCGGTCTGTTCGCCGCGTTGGGGTTGGCGTTGCGTCTGATTCGAACGACCTCGCCCATCCTGCGCTGGTTGACTGATTCCTCCTACTGGGTGTATTTGGTTCACTTTCCGATCGTCGGATTGGCCCAGGTCAATTTGCATCCGCTGGATTGGTCTCCTTTCTTGAAATTCCTCATCGTGGCCGCGAGTTCCTGGATCATTTGTTTGGCCAGTTACCAGTTGTTTGTTCGGTACACCTTGCTGGGCTCATGGTTGCACGGGGTTCGGTTGCGCGAGCCCCACGCGGGAGTTCGCCGATGGCCGTCTGTCAGCGCGCCGTCGTTGTTTGGGTCGGTCGATCGCCCTGCGAACCCGGCATCCGAGCCGATCTCCTCGGGTGTCGCTCCGAACCTGCCGCCTCCCCACGCCATGCGCGGGGAGGCCGTTGCGGCTGGTCCAGCCCGGTCTCGTTAG
- a CDS encoding Gfo/Idh/MocA family protein, which translates to MTSLSLPHPDWPDADDDPRWSDWLNLEPSPPVRRDWRIGAVGAGFIMRDCHLPAYAAAGLHAVGIVSRHRRSAEEVAALHGVERVYDSLEQMLDQADVEILDVAVPPQAQRGLIERAVGHRRKPRGILAQKPLAMSPDEGKAIVQACQQAGVRLQVNQNMRFDQSIRGLKTLLDRSVLGEPVLATIDMRAIPHWMPWAQGGRSLATYIMSIHHLDTFRYWLGDPDRVLASTRPDPRTSFDHHDGINLAILEYDAGPRASTWDDVWSGPSPDPHGEGPRRRIGQAIEIRWRVEGTRGVALGTIGWPDWPQRRPSTLRFTSLDDPHPPEDRQGWRAPVWSSCWFPDAFRGPLFGLARALETHQPPDIDGADNLKTLALCEAVLVAAREHRVVDPRQWW; encoded by the coding sequence ATGACCTCCTTGTCTTTGCCCCATCCCGACTGGCCCGACGCCGACGACGACCCCCGATGGAGTGACTGGCTGAACCTCGAACCGTCTCCCCCCGTCCGACGCGATTGGCGCATCGGCGCGGTGGGGGCCGGCTTCATCATGCGGGACTGCCACCTGCCCGCCTACGCGGCCGCTGGTCTCCACGCCGTCGGGATCGTCTCGCGGCACCGTCGCTCCGCCGAGGAGGTCGCCGCCCTTCACGGCGTCGAACGGGTTTACGACAGCCTTGAGCAAATGCTCGACCAGGCCGATGTCGAGATTCTCGACGTGGCGGTCCCTCCCCAGGCGCAACGCGGCCTGATCGAACGAGCAGTGGGCCATCGCCGCAAGCCTCGCGGGATCCTCGCCCAGAAGCCCCTGGCCATGAGTCCCGACGAGGGTAAGGCAATCGTCCAGGCATGCCAGCAGGCAGGGGTGAGGCTTCAAGTCAACCAGAACATGCGGTTCGATCAATCAATCCGTGGCCTCAAGACCCTGTTGGATCGCAGTGTGCTAGGCGAACCGGTGTTGGCCACCATCGACATGAGAGCCATCCCCCACTGGATGCCCTGGGCCCAAGGAGGACGGTCGCTCGCCACCTATATTATGAGCATCCATCATCTCGATACGTTTCGTTACTGGCTTGGCGACCCCGACCGCGTGCTGGCCTCGACCCGACCCGACCCCCGCACTTCCTTCGACCACCATGACGGCATCAACCTGGCGATTTTGGAATACGACGCCGGTCCCCGCGCCTCGACGTGGGACGACGTTTGGAGCGGACCGTCCCCTGATCCTCATGGAGAAGGACCGCGCCGGAGAATTGGCCAGGCGATCGAGATCCGCTGGCGGGTGGAGGGAACCCGAGGCGTCGCTCTGGGGACGATCGGCTGGCCCGATTGGCCGCAGCGCCGACCCAGCACCCTGCGGTTCACCAGTCTGGACGATCCCCATCCCCCCGAGGATCGTCAAGGCTGGCGTGCTCCGGTTTGGTCCTCGTGCTGGTTTCCCGACGCCTTCCGCGGTCCCCTGTTCGGCCTGGCCCGCGCATTGGAGACCCATCAACCTCCCGATATTGATGGAGCCGATAACCTGAAAACCCTGGCGCTCTGCGAGGCCGTTCTAGTCGCCGCCCGCGAGCATCGGGTAGTCGATCCCCGCCAATGGTGGTGA